One genomic segment of Amycolatopsis sp. Hca4 includes these proteins:
- a CDS encoding M48 family metalloprotease, which translates to MPTGFLGKTLAAAGTAAALVLATAVPAAAAEPSVVEQDVAQLYQYVVDLYDGLPADALRHVDRLIESPIPRIGPQTQADDGPIPGCTEGSLLTYANKLAAQLSPLENKALDALSGLSQLYVQGVASDKTPQVFGTDGQYTARATTTIDKLRGFWDIESWNIQLVAWKGTDLGSQAKMAQTFSLGLAPAKVKAAAALATKVLYEIPALQGGRNPLITLNAFAAPAGSLGGKRVALGDGLLDTVDVLGFDDVSVESVLGHEYGHQVDFAHENHPRNESSEMGPDAYGGYFVAHAKGFAWNARTQQEVTYLDASIGDCYHSHGTPDQRKAAGAWGEKQATSQANPNRIVPSATMIEKFQKEYPKLMPPVAAARG; encoded by the coding sequence ATGCCGACAGGATTCCTCGGCAAGACACTCGCGGCCGCCGGTACCGCGGCGGCGCTCGTGCTCGCCACGGCCGTTCCGGCCGCCGCGGCCGAACCTTCCGTGGTCGAGCAGGATGTCGCTCAGCTCTACCAGTACGTCGTCGATCTCTACGACGGCCTGCCCGCCGATGCGCTGCGCCACGTCGACCGGCTCATCGAGTCGCCGATCCCGCGGATCGGCCCGCAGACCCAGGCCGACGACGGCCCGATCCCCGGCTGCACCGAGGGTTCGCTGCTGACCTACGCCAACAAGCTCGCGGCCCAGCTGTCCCCGCTCGAAAACAAGGCGCTCGACGCCCTGTCCGGGCTCAGCCAGCTCTACGTCCAGGGCGTCGCGTCCGACAAGACCCCGCAGGTCTTCGGCACCGACGGCCAGTACACCGCGCGCGCCACCACGACGATCGACAAGCTGCGCGGCTTCTGGGACATCGAAAGCTGGAACATCCAGCTCGTCGCCTGGAAGGGCACCGACCTCGGCAGCCAGGCGAAGATGGCGCAGACCTTCAGCCTCGGGCTCGCACCGGCGAAGGTGAAGGCCGCGGCCGCGCTCGCCACCAAGGTGCTCTACGAAATCCCGGCGCTGCAGGGCGGTCGCAACCCGCTGATCACCCTGAACGCGTTCGCCGCCCCGGCCGGCAGCCTCGGCGGCAAGCGCGTCGCGCTCGGTGACGGCCTGCTCGACACCGTCGACGTCCTCGGGTTCGACGACGTCTCGGTGGAGTCCGTGCTCGGGCACGAGTACGGCCACCAGGTCGACTTCGCCCACGAGAACCACCCGCGCAACGAGTCGTCCGAGATGGGCCCCGACGCCTACGGCGGCTACTTCGTCGCGCACGCCAAGGGCTTCGCCTGGAACGCCCGTACCCAGCAGGAGGTCACCTACCTGGACGCCTCCATCGGCGACTGCTACCACAGCCACGGCACCCCCGACCAGCGCAAAGCCGCCGGCGCGTGGGGTGAGAAGCAGGCGACGAGCCAGGCGAACCCGAACCGGATCGTCCCGTCCGCCACGATGATCGAGAAGTTCCAGAAGGAGTACCCGAAGCTGATGCCCCCGGTTGCCGCGGCGCGCGGCTGA